From the Manis pentadactyla isolate mManPen7 chromosome 7, mManPen7.hap1, whole genome shotgun sequence genome, one window contains:
- the LEP gene encoding leptin isoform X2, translating to MHCGPLWQFLWLWPYLSYIETVPIQKVQDDTKTLIKTIVTRISDISHTLVSSKQRVTGLDFIPGLHPVLSLSKMDQTLAVYQQILTRLPSRNVIQISNDLENLRDLLHLMAFSKSCPLPRARGLGTLENLGGILEASLYSTEVVALSRLQASLQDMLRQLDLSPGC from the exons atgcATTGTGGACCCCTGTGGCAATTCCTGTGGCTTTGGCCCTATCTCTCCTACATTGAAACTGTACCCATCCAAAAAGTCCAGGATGACACCAAAACCCTCATCAAGACAATTGTCACCAGGATCAGTGACATTTCACACACG TTGGTTTCCTCCAAACAGCGTGTCACCGGTTTGGACTTCATTCCTGGGCTCCACCCTGTCCTGAGTTTGTCCAAGATGGACCAGACATTGGCAGTCTACCAACAGATCCTCACCCGTCTGCCTTCCAGAAATGTGATCCAAATATCTAATGACCTGGAGAACCTCCGGGACCTTCTCCACCTGATGGCCTTCTCCAAGAGCTGTCCTTTGCCCAGGGCCAGGGGCCTGGGGACCTTGGAGAACCTGGGTGGCATCCTGGAAGCTTCACTCTACTCCACAGAGGTGGTGGCCCTGAGCAGGCTGCAGGCGTCACTGCAGGACATGCTGCGGCAGCTGGACCTCAGCCCTGGGTGCTGA
- the LEP gene encoding leptin isoform X1, whose product MHCGPLWQFLWLWPYLSYIETVPIQKVQDDTKTLIKTIVTRISDISHTQLVSSKQRVTGLDFIPGLHPVLSLSKMDQTLAVYQQILTRLPSRNVIQISNDLENLRDLLHLMAFSKSCPLPRARGLGTLENLGGILEASLYSTEVVALSRLQASLQDMLRQLDLSPGC is encoded by the exons atgcATTGTGGACCCCTGTGGCAATTCCTGTGGCTTTGGCCCTATCTCTCCTACATTGAAACTGTACCCATCCAAAAAGTCCAGGATGACACCAAAACCCTCATCAAGACAATTGTCACCAGGATCAGTGACATTTCACACACG CAGTTGGTTTCCTCCAAACAGCGTGTCACCGGTTTGGACTTCATTCCTGGGCTCCACCCTGTCCTGAGTTTGTCCAAGATGGACCAGACATTGGCAGTCTACCAACAGATCCTCACCCGTCTGCCTTCCAGAAATGTGATCCAAATATCTAATGACCTGGAGAACCTCCGGGACCTTCTCCACCTGATGGCCTTCTCCAAGAGCTGTCCTTTGCCCAGGGCCAGGGGCCTGGGGACCTTGGAGAACCTGGGTGGCATCCTGGAAGCTTCACTCTACTCCACAGAGGTGGTGGCCCTGAGCAGGCTGCAGGCGTCACTGCAGGACATGCTGCGGCAGCTGGACCTCAGCCCTGGGTGCTGA